The following DNA comes from Paenibacillus crassostreae.
TTTGTCATCTAACACTATTCTCAACCTGTATCTGATTACGTCCATTATTCTTTGCTCTGTAAAGTGCCATGTCCGCTAAATAGAATAAAGAATCTACACTTATTTTCTCATCCATCCAGTTCCATTCCGAAATCCCACAAGATACCGTTACCGAAGGATCTGTATCCTTCTCAACACTTCTACGAATTCTTTCCGCAACAGTGATTGCTTGTTCTATGTCTACCTGCGGTAAATATACAGCGAGTTCTTCTCCTCCCCACCGTGCTGCTAAATCACCCGTACGAATGGAAGATTTAATAATTTCACTGACTTTCTTAATGACTTTATCACCTTTTTGATGGCCATATTTATCATTCACTTGTTTAAATTCATCGATATCGATCACGATTAACGATCCGCAATAATCACGTTTCTGTCTCTTTGCGATAACTTCATCAAGGTAATGTCGAGCATATAGATCTGTTAACATATCTCGATTAGCCATTCGCTTGACCTCTGTATGCAGCATTGCATTACTAACAGAAAGCCCGATATGATTGGATAGCGTTTGAAGTAATCTATAATCATTATATGTGAAAAAATGGGATTTTTGATGTGCTAGCAGAATAGCGCCTGTAACATCTCCCTTTACTACTAATGGGGTTGCAATCAGAGATTGTGAACCACTTTTCTCCATGAAAATAGAGGAAATATGCATTTTCACTTTATAATCTGATAATATGAGTGACTCCCCTTTTTCAAATACGAAGCCACCGAAACCATAATCTTTCTCAAAAGCTCTCCTTAACATCATCGGCATATTACTTGATACAACCTCTAAAGTATCAAGTTCCTGATTAAATTGCAGAATACAACAATACTCAGCTTTAAAAATATTTAAAAGCTCTTCACTTGAAAATTTGTATATTTCAGATAAACGGAGGCTTTGATTCACACGCTGTGTCAATTCATTAATTAAACGTAGTTCACGAATAAGTGAGTTTGATTGCTCATATAGTTTAGCGTTCTCGAATAGTGTGCCTGCGGTATCGACAAGCGTTGAAACAAATTGTTTATCTAATTCACTAATCCTGTTCTTATCTATAAGCATATGAAGGACTCCATAAGTCCCCTGGTTACCTCCAAGCGGAAACCCAATCTCTAGCCTAGCTTCACCATCCGCACGATTTGTTTCCCGAGTCGTTAATCGTCCATCCATAAATGTACGTACTCTAACATCATCTTCTCTTGTTTGAAGAATAAGTGGCTTCACACGCGGATTATCACTATGATGATCCTGCGACATAAATAACTCCATAGAAGCATCTGGACAGAGAATCGCTATACTATCCAACATCTCAGAAAGAACCATATTGACATCAATTCGACCTTGCATGCGCTGTACCATTTGATACAAAACTGCTCTACGGCCCGCCTCATCATTGACTCTATTTTGTTCACTCATCATGTCTTCCACAAATATGTTCTCAAAATTTTTATAGAAACAACTATGAAATAGAATCAACATAGCAGTAACCATGTCCCTCTCAGTACTACTGATCTTCTCATGAGGAAGAACACACACCATAATAGCGTACAATTCTTTAAGTCCCCGAGTGAATTGCGGAAACAAACAAATTGTACAGAATTCATCATTAGAATCCATTCTTACCGGTTCAATGACCTCTGCATGGTTAGATAGACATTGATTCATAAGGATTGCGCCTTCACCTGAAGCGTAATCAGAAATCT
Coding sequences within:
- a CDS encoding sensor domain-containing diguanylate cyclase, whose translation is MPDYQSIISKHEKLLKENSQHESLDSVSFWLKNLDITTYDLPFIQSILSSGLLDWKNLSTSLPFMQDSMWALFQYDGLFIAGDSKISDYASGEGAILMNQCLSNHAEVIEPVRMDSNDEFCTICLFPQFTRGLKELYAIMVCVLPHEKISSTERDMVTAMLILFHSCFYKNFENIFVEDMMSEQNRVNDEAGRRAVLYQMVQRMQGRIDVNMVLSEMLDSIAILCPDASMELFMSQDHHSDNPRVKPLILQTREDDVRVRTFMDGRLTTRETNRADGEARLEIGFPLGGNQGTYGVLHMLIDKNRISELDKQFVSTLVDTAGTLFENAKLYEQSNSLIRELRLINELTQRVNQSLRLSEIYKFSSEELLNIFKAEYCCILQFNQELDTLEVVSSNMPMMLRRAFEKDYGFGGFVFEKGESLILSDYKVKMHISSIFMEKSGSQSLIATPLVVKGDVTGAILLAHQKSHFFTYNDYRLLQTLSNHIGLSVSNAMLHTEVKRMANRDMLTDLYARHYLDEVIAKRQKRDYCGSLIVIDIDEFKQVNDKYGHQKGDKVIKKVSEIIKSSIRTGDLAARWGGEELAVYLPQVDIEQAITVAERIRRSVEKDTDPSVTVSCGISEWNWMDEKISVDSLFYLADMALYRAKNNGRNQIQVENSVR